From a region of the Paenibacillus sp. FSL R10-2734 genome:
- a CDS encoding ABC transporter ATP-binding protein — translation MLRRFFAYYRPYKKLFILDFSCAVFAGLLELAFPVAVNKFIDDLLPGQDWPLILIACIALLAIYALNTVMQYVVTYWGHMLGINIETDMRKKMFNHIQKLSFRFFDNNKTGHLIGRITNDLNDIGEVAHHGPEDVFIAIMTLVGAFILMADINLKLAIITFIIVPIMAWVIIYFGRNMTSTYRQLFGNVGSFNARIEDNVGGIRVVQSFANEQHEQELFAVDNQMFRKTKLLAYKTMAKSLSVSYMMTRLITILVMISGAWFFINGELQIGEFVAFILLSNIFFRPIEKINAVIESYPKGIAGFKRYLEIIDTEPDISDKPDAVEVSTLHGDITFQNVFFGYDEDRPVLKNISLKVKAGETIAFVGPSGAGKTTICSLLPRFYDVTGGAITIDGIDIREMKLESLRKQIGIVQQDVFLFSGTIRENIAYGKLDAKLPEIWEAARRAHLEDLIQNLPDGMDTVIGERGVKLSGGQKQRLAIARMFLKNPPILILDEATSALDTETEAAIQQSLADLSVGRTTLVIAHRLTTIKNADRIMVVNEEGIAEQGRHEELVQAGGIYSRLHQAQYNA, via the coding sequence ATGCTTCGAAGGTTTTTTGCCTACTATCGTCCATATAAAAAACTATTTATATTGGACTTCTCCTGCGCTGTTTTTGCAGGTCTGCTAGAACTAGCTTTTCCAGTAGCTGTCAATAAATTTATTGATGATTTGCTCCCCGGTCAAGATTGGCCGCTAATTCTTATTGCTTGTATCGCGCTGCTAGCTATTTACGCCTTGAATACGGTGATGCAGTATGTCGTAACTTACTGGGGTCACATGCTTGGTATTAACATTGAGACTGATATGCGTAAAAAAATGTTCAATCACATCCAGAAGCTATCCTTCCGATTCTTTGATAATAATAAAACAGGTCACCTGATCGGACGCATCACCAACGACTTAAATGATATCGGCGAGGTGGCGCATCACGGTCCTGAGGATGTATTTATTGCCATCATGACACTTGTCGGTGCCTTTATCCTAATGGCTGATATTAATCTGAAGCTGGCAATTATTACTTTTATAATCGTACCAATCATGGCTTGGGTGATCATCTACTTCGGACGCAACATGACTTCCACCTATCGTCAGCTTTTTGGAAATGTAGGTAGTTTCAATGCTCGTATCGAAGACAATGTCGGCGGAATCCGGGTTGTGCAATCTTTTGCCAATGAGCAGCATGAACAAGAGCTATTCGCAGTAGATAATCAAATGTTCCGTAAAACTAAGCTGCTTGCTTATAAAACCATGGCCAAAAGCTTATCCGTCAGCTATATGATGACCCGCCTCATTACGATCCTCGTGATGATCAGCGGTGCCTGGTTCTTCATTAATGGAGAACTCCAAATTGGTGAATTTGTGGCATTTATTCTGTTGTCCAATATCTTCTTCCGTCCGATCGAGAAGATTAACGCCGTTATCGAGAGTTATCCAAAAGGAATTGCCGGCTTTAAACGTTATCTTGAGATTATCGACACAGAGCCGGATATCAGCGATAAGCCGGATGCTGTAGAGGTAAGTACTTTACACGGTGATATTACCTTCCAAAATGTCTTTTTCGGATACGACGAGGACCGTCCTGTTCTGAAAAATATTAGCTTAAAGGTAAAAGCTGGCGAAACGATCGCCTTTGTCGGACCTTCCGGTGCAGGCAAAACCACCATCTGCAGCTTGCTTCCGCGTTTTTATGATGTCACAGGCGGAGCTATCACTATTGATGGCATCGATATCCGTGAAATGAAGCTGGAGTCGTTACGTAAACAGATCGGTATCGTGCAGCAGGATGTGTTCCTGTTCTCTGGTACGATTCGCGAGAATATCGCCTACGGAAAGCTGGATGCAAAGCTGCCTGAAATCTGGGAAGCCGCTCGACGTGCGCATCTGGAAGATCTCATTCAGAACCTGCCAGACGGCATGGATACTGTGATCGGCGAGCGCGGTGTGAAGCTGTCCGGTGGACAGAAGCAACGCTTAGCAATCGCTCGCATGTTCCTGAAGAATCCGCCAATCCTGATTCTGGATGAAGCTACTTCCGCGCTAGATACAGAGACAGAAGCAGCGATTCAGCAATCGCTAGCTGACCTGTCCGTAGGTAGAACCACACTCGTCATCGCCCATCGATTGACGACCATCAAGAATGCCGACCGGATCATGGTCGTGAATGAAGAAGGCATCGCCGAGCAGGGCCGCCATGAAGAATTAGTCCAAGCCGGTGGCATATACAGCCGTCTGCATCAGGCGCAATATAACGCCTAA